In Phycicoccus sp. M110.8, the following are encoded in one genomic region:
- a CDS encoding cyanophycinase, with translation MASPRKRGRPTLFVIGGAEDRVGKATVLRRFVRLAGGRRARIVLVPTASSFPDEVTASYTDVFTRLGAPAPSVVDPQDRAEAHDEELVALVDAATGVFMSGGSQLKLSQRFPGTPLGDAIHRAHARGAVVGGTSAGASIMSQFMISMGDEGITPRQRHSQLSAGLGLVEGVIIDQHFAQRSRYGRLMSMVAASPSLLGIGIDEDTAVELVDGRTFTVHGSGAVFVLDCRTAQSDAPDARRGAPLMVSGAVVHSLPAGATFDLAEVKLVEFVEKHPDAAVALATAKA, from the coding sequence ATGGCATCCCCGAGGAAGCGCGGCCGACCCACCCTGTTCGTCATCGGGGGTGCGGAGGACCGCGTCGGCAAGGCGACCGTGCTGCGGCGCTTCGTCCGCCTCGCCGGGGGACGGCGCGCCCGCATCGTCCTCGTCCCCACGGCATCCTCGTTCCCCGACGAGGTGACGGCCTCGTACACCGACGTCTTCACCCGGCTCGGGGCCCCGGCTCCGTCGGTCGTGGACCCCCAGGACCGGGCCGAGGCGCACGACGAGGAGCTCGTCGCCCTCGTGGACGCAGCCACGGGCGTGTTCATGAGCGGCGGCAGCCAGCTCAAGCTGAGCCAGCGCTTCCCCGGCACCCCGCTCGGGGATGCCATCCACCGGGCCCACGCGCGGGGCGCGGTCGTCGGCGGGACCTCGGCCGGGGCGTCCATCATGAGCCAGTTCATGATCTCGATGGGTGACGAGGGCATCACCCCGCGCCAGCGGCACAGCCAGCTCAGCGCCGGCCTCGGCCTCGTCGAGGGCGTCATCATCGACCAGCACTTCGCCCAGCGGTCGCGCTACGGGCGGCTCATGTCGATGGTGGCCGCCTCACCCAGCCTGCTCGGCATCGGCATCGACGAGGACACCGCGGTCGAGCTCGTCGACGGTCGGACGTTCACCGTGCACGGCTCGGGAGCGGTGTTCGTGCTCGACTGCCGCACCGCCCAGTCCGACGCGCCGGACGCCCGTCGGGGCGCCCCGCTGATGGTCTCCGGAGCGGTGGTGCACTCGCTGCCCGCAGGCGCTACGTTCGACCTCGCCGAGGTGAAGCTCGTCGAGTTCGTCGAGAAGCACCCGGACGCCGCGGTCGCCCTGGCGACGGCCAAGGCCTGA
- the serB gene encoding phosphoserine phosphatase SerB, producing MLVTISGDDRPGVTSAFFDAIADVGAEVRDLEQVVVRGHLTLAMLLAPGAAEDRLREVLTAVGRDLDLKVKLRSGTGDSLRQRSGRAAVVVLGSPLRATAVAAVTARIASHGANIDRIRRLARYPVTTVEFDVSGADVDRLRRELALESSIHGIDISVAAGGLARRGRRLVVMDVDSTLIQDEVIELLARHAGREREVAEVTEAAMRGELDFAESLRQRVAALEGLPITVLDDVRAAVRFTPGARTLVRTLKRLGFTVAVVSGGFIEVVEDLARELDIDHAHANRLEVRDGVLTGRVLGEIVDRQGKARALRRFAEEAGLPLSRTVAIGDGANDLDMLETAGLGVAFNAKPVVREQADTSVTVPYLDAVLYLLGITREEIEEADAADGTPTPAPPIPQPGS from the coding sequence CTGCTCGTCACCATCAGCGGTGACGACCGCCCCGGCGTGACCAGCGCGTTCTTCGACGCCATCGCCGACGTCGGCGCGGAGGTGCGCGACCTCGAGCAGGTGGTCGTCCGGGGCCACCTGACCCTCGCCATGCTCCTGGCCCCGGGTGCCGCGGAGGACCGGCTGCGCGAGGTGCTCACCGCCGTCGGCCGGGACCTGGACCTCAAGGTCAAGCTGCGCAGCGGCACCGGTGACAGCCTGCGCCAGCGCAGCGGCCGTGCCGCCGTGGTGGTCCTCGGCTCACCGCTGCGGGCGACCGCCGTGGCCGCGGTGACGGCGCGGATCGCCTCGCACGGGGCCAACATCGACCGCATCCGCAGGCTCGCCCGCTACCCCGTCACGACGGTCGAGTTCGACGTCTCCGGCGCGGACGTCGACCGGCTCCGCCGCGAGCTCGCCCTCGAGTCCAGCATCCACGGCATCGACATCTCCGTCGCGGCCGGCGGCCTGGCCCGGCGCGGACGGCGCCTCGTCGTCATGGACGTGGACTCCACCCTCATCCAGGACGAGGTCATCGAGCTGCTGGCCCGGCACGCCGGGCGGGAGCGCGAGGTCGCCGAGGTGACCGAGGCGGCGATGCGTGGGGAGCTCGACTTCGCCGAGAGCCTGCGACAGCGGGTCGCCGCACTCGAGGGCCTGCCCATCACCGTGCTGGACGACGTGCGGGCCGCCGTCCGCTTCACCCCCGGTGCCCGGACCCTGGTGCGCACCCTGAAGCGGCTGGGCTTTACCGTCGCCGTCGTCTCCGGCGGCTTCATCGAGGTGGTCGAGGACCTGGCGCGCGAGCTCGACATCGACCACGCGCACGCCAACCGCCTCGAGGTACGCGACGGCGTGCTCACCGGCCGCGTGCTCGGCGAGATCGTCGACCGGCAGGGCAAGGCCCGTGCGCTGCGCCGGTTCGCCGAGGAGGCCGGGCTGCCGCTGTCGCGGACCGTCGCCATCGGTGACGGCGCCAACGACCTCGACATGCTCGAGACCGCGGGTCTCGGCGTGGCGTTCAACGCCAAGCCGGTGGTGCGCGAGCAGGCCGACACGTCGGTGACCGTGCCGTACCTCGACGCCGTCCTCTACCTGCTCGGCATCACGCGCGAGGAGATCGAGGAGGCGGACGCTGCCGACGGCACGCCGACACCGGCTCCGCCGATCCCGCAGCCCGGCTCCTAG
- a CDS encoding LLM class F420-dependent oxidoreductase, with the protein MSERPIRIAVQLQPQHAEYSAIRRAAAQAEEIGVDVVFNWDHFYPLYGEADGAHFECWTMLGAWAEATERVEIGALVTCNSYRNPQLLADMARTVDHISDGRLILGIGSGWFERDYDEYGFEFGTAGGRLDRLAHDLPLIEQRWAQLNPPPTRPIPVLIGGGGERKTLKIVAKHANIWHGFGGAETIAHKHAVLDEWCRKLGRDPNEIERSAGVSPKPGRHPEDVKDYAAGAEALYAVGTRLFTVGIGGPHYDLGPLRDLVAWRDSRRGS; encoded by the coding sequence GTGAGCGAGCGTCCCATCCGGATCGCCGTCCAGCTCCAGCCCCAGCACGCCGAGTACTCCGCGATCCGCCGCGCCGCCGCGCAGGCGGAGGAGATCGGGGTCGACGTCGTCTTCAACTGGGACCACTTCTACCCGCTGTACGGCGAGGCCGACGGCGCGCACTTCGAGTGCTGGACCATGCTCGGCGCCTGGGCCGAGGCGACCGAGCGGGTCGAGATCGGCGCCCTCGTCACCTGCAACAGCTACCGCAACCCGCAGCTGCTCGCCGACATGGCGCGCACGGTCGACCACATCAGCGACGGCCGGCTCATCCTCGGCATCGGCTCGGGCTGGTTCGAGCGCGACTACGACGAGTACGGCTTCGAGTTCGGGACCGCGGGCGGCCGGCTCGACCGGCTCGCGCACGACCTGCCGCTCATCGAGCAGCGCTGGGCCCAGCTCAACCCGCCGCCCACCCGCCCCATCCCCGTCCTGATCGGCGGCGGGGGCGAGCGCAAGACCCTGAAGATCGTCGCGAAGCACGCGAACATCTGGCACGGCTTCGGCGGCGCCGAGACCATCGCGCACAAGCACGCCGTGCTGGACGAGTGGTGCCGCAAGCTCGGCCGCGACCCGAACGAGATCGAGCGCTCCGCGGGCGTCTCCCCCAAGCCCGGACGCCACCCCGAGGACGTCAAGGACTACGCCGCCGGCGCAGAGGCCCTGTATGCCGTGGGCACGCGCCTGTTCACGGTCGGCATCGGTGGCCCGCACTACGACCTGGGCCCCCTGCGCGACCTGGTCGCATGGCGAGACTCGCGCCGGGGGTCCTGA
- the glgC gene encoding glucose-1-phosphate adenylyltransferase: MAYRSGGPKVLAIVLAGGEGKRLMPLTADRAKPAVPFGGIYRLIDFALSNVVNSGYLKVVVLTQYKSHSLDRHVTKTWRMSNMLGNYVTPVPAQQRIDKNWYLGSANAIFQSLNLVHDEQPDIVVVVGADHVYRMDFSQMVQQHIETGAGVTVAAIRQPISLADQFGVIEVDDADRRKIGAFREKPKDAKGLPDSPEEVLASMGNYVFDADVLIDAVTRDNDREGSKHDMGGDIVPAFVSEGRGYVYDFKDNVIPGATERDQAYWRDVGTMDSYWEAHMDLVSIHPVFNLYNYDWPIYTDYGPYPPAKLVHGAAGKFGEAHNSAVSPGVVISGATVTNSVLSPRCHIHSGTTIDDSVLLDGVEVGRGCVIRRAIIDKGVVVPPDTTIGVDREKDLARGFMVTESGLTVVAKQQEVTA; encoded by the coding sequence ATGGCGTACCGATCGGGTGGACCCAAGGTGCTGGCGATCGTCCTCGCGGGTGGAGAAGGCAAACGGCTCATGCCGCTCACCGCCGACCGGGCCAAGCCGGCCGTGCCGTTCGGCGGCATCTACCGGCTCATCGACTTCGCGCTGTCGAACGTCGTGAACTCCGGCTACCTCAAGGTCGTCGTGCTGACGCAGTACAAGTCGCACAGCCTCGACCGCCACGTCACCAAGACCTGGCGCATGTCGAACATGCTGGGCAACTACGTCACCCCGGTGCCGGCCCAGCAGCGCATCGACAAGAACTGGTACCTCGGGTCGGCCAACGCGATCTTCCAGAGCCTCAACCTGGTCCACGACGAGCAGCCCGACATCGTCGTCGTCGTGGGCGCCGACCACGTCTACCGCATGGACTTCTCCCAGATGGTCCAGCAGCACATCGAGACCGGGGCCGGCGTGACCGTCGCCGCGATCCGGCAGCCGATCTCGCTCGCCGACCAGTTCGGCGTCATCGAGGTCGACGACGCCGACCGGCGCAAGATCGGCGCCTTCCGTGAGAAGCCCAAGGACGCCAAGGGCCTGCCCGACTCCCCCGAGGAGGTGCTGGCCTCGATGGGCAACTACGTCTTCGACGCCGACGTCCTCATCGACGCGGTGACGCGCGACAACGACCGCGAGGGCAGCAAGCACGACATGGGTGGGGACATCGTGCCGGCGTTCGTGTCCGAGGGCCGCGGCTACGTCTACGACTTCAAGGACAACGTCATCCCTGGTGCGACCGAGCGCGACCAGGCGTACTGGCGCGACGTCGGGACGATGGACTCGTACTGGGAGGCCCACATGGACCTCGTGTCCATCCACCCGGTCTTCAACCTCTACAACTACGACTGGCCGATCTACACCGACTACGGCCCGTACCCGCCGGCCAAGCTCGTCCACGGTGCGGCCGGCAAGTTCGGCGAGGCCCACAACTCGGCGGTCTCCCCCGGTGTCGTCATCTCCGGTGCCACCGTCACCAACTCGGTGCTCTCCCCCCGCTGCCACATCCACAGCGGCACCACCATCGACGACAGCGTCCTGCTCGACGGCGTCGAGGTCGGGCGAGGGTGCGTCATCAGGCGCGCCATCATCGACAAGGGCGTCGTCGTGCCGCCGGACACCACCATCGGGGTGGACCGGGAGAAGGACCTGGCGCGCGGGTTCATGGTCACCGAGTCGGGGCTCACGGTCGTCGCCAAGCAGCAGGAGGTCACCGCGTGA